In the Flavobacteriales bacterium genome, one interval contains:
- a CDS encoding Glu/Leu/Phe/Val dehydrogenase produces MEKKTGLYANVQKQFNRAADVMGLNEGIRTILAKCSNEIVVNFPVKMDSGKIELFTGYRVQHNNALGPYKGGLRFHPKLDIDSARALATWMTWKSALAGLPYGGGKGGIQIDPKKYSQGELERITRRFTYALGDNIGPDLDIPAPDVNTNSQIMAWIADTYVCTKSPANRHNNLHVVTGKPVGSGGLEGRDRATGFGVVSTIKSWSAYKEKDLKGLKYIVQGFGNVGSWASHFLNKEGCVLTAVQDASGTIFNANGIDVEALIEFSAGRNGNVSGFPGAEEIESDTFFGLDCDILIPAALGNQITVDNANDIKATLIAEAANGPTVVEAEEILLKRGIDIIPDILCNSGGVTGSYYEWLQNKRSENWKIEDVLLLLEDKMDVAFKKTVEMANEYNTDWRTSGYIVALKRLENTYIERGLFP; encoded by the coding sequence ATGGAGAAAAAAACAGGTTTGTACGCAAATGTCCAGAAACAATTTAACCGTGCAGCGGATGTAATGGGGCTTAACGAAGGTATTAGAACTATTCTTGCTAAATGCAGTAACGAAATCGTAGTAAACTTTCCGGTGAAAATGGATAGTGGGAAAATTGAACTTTTTACTGGATATAGAGTTCAGCATAACAATGCTCTTGGACCTTACAAAGGTGGTTTAAGATTTCACCCTAAATTAGATATTGATTCCGCGAGAGCTTTGGCTACATGGATGACTTGGAAATCGGCATTAGCTGGCTTACCATATGGTGGCGGAAAAGGTGGTATTCAAATAGACCCTAAGAAATATTCTCAAGGAGAATTAGAAAGAATTACAAGGCGTTTTACTTACGCTCTAGGTGATAATATCGGACCAGATTTAGATATCCCTGCTCCAGATGTAAACACAAATTCGCAAATTATGGCATGGATTGCAGACACCTATGTTTGTACAAAATCGCCAGCAAATAGACACAACAACTTACACGTTGTAACTGGTAAACCTGTTGGATCAGGTGGCTTGGAAGGTAGAGATAGAGCAACCGGATTCGGTGTTGTATCTACAATCAAGTCTTGGTCTGCTTATAAAGAAAAAGACTTAAAAGGACTTAAGTACATCGTTCAAGGTTTTGGAAATGTTGGTTCATGGGCTTCACACTTCTTAAATAAAGAGGGATGTGTTTTAACTGCTGTTCAAGATGCAAGCGGAACAATCTTTAATGCAAATGGAATTGATGTAGAAGCTTTAATTGAGTTTTCTGCCGGTAGAAACGGAAATGTATCTGGCTTCCCGGGAGCTGAAGAAATCGAATCGGACACCTTCTTTGGGTTGGATTGTGATATTCTTATTCCAGCTGCATTGGGTAACCAAATTACTGTGGACAATGCGAATGACATTAAAGCTACCCTTATAGCGGAAGCTGCTAATGGCCCAACCGTTGTTGAAGCAGAAGAGATTCTTTTAAAAAGAGGTATCGACATCATTCCTGACATTCTTTGTAACTCTGGTGGTGTTACGGGTAGTTACTACGAATGGCTTCAAAACAAGAGAAGTGAAAACTGGAAAATCGAAGATGTATTATTACTTCTAGAAGATAAGATGGATGTAGCATTTAAGAAAACTGTAGAGATGGCGAATGAATACAATACCGATTGGAGAACAAGCGGATATATTGTAGCTCTTAAGCGATTGGAAAATACTTATATCGAAAGAGGTTTATTTCCTTGA
- a CDS encoding methyltransferase, which produces MKPFAFKEFTVHHDRCAMKVGTDGVLIGAWAKLDNPLRVLDIGAGTGLVSLMMAQRHPKVVIDAVEIDEDAFNQCKENFDRSKWKGRLQVFHAPFQEFYKASQSQYDLIISNPPFFTGGVESLDEKRNLARISNSLSFNVLANGAGKLLVKEGRLALIIPVECEDEIIGKMKNDGLIVNRITRVRGREGVPLKRCLIEFEKSEEDLPIYANELIIEKSRHDYTSDYIKLTKSFYLNM; this is translated from the coding sequence GTGAAACCATTTGCTTTCAAAGAGTTTACAGTGCATCATGATAGATGCGCCATGAAGGTTGGTACCGATGGAGTACTAATTGGTGCATGGGCCAAATTAGACAATCCGTTACGTGTGTTGGACATTGGTGCCGGAACAGGTCTTGTTTCTTTAATGATGGCACAGCGACATCCTAAAGTGGTTATTGATGCTGTTGAAATTGATGAGGATGCCTTTAATCAGTGTAAGGAGAATTTTGATCGGTCAAAATGGAAGGGAAGACTGCAAGTCTTTCATGCTCCATTTCAAGAGTTCTATAAAGCTTCCCAGTCTCAATACGATTTAATAATATCTAACCCTCCATTCTTTACTGGAGGTGTCGAAAGTTTGGATGAGAAAAGAAATTTAGCTCGGATATCAAATTCTCTCTCTTTTAATGTTTTAGCAAATGGAGCGGGTAAATTACTGGTAAAAGAGGGTAGGCTAGCGTTGATAATACCAGTTGAATGTGAAGATGAAATCATTGGAAAGATGAAAAATGATGGCCTAATAGTAAATAGAATCACGAGAGTTAGAGGTAGGGAAGGAGTTCCGTTAAAGAGATGTTTAATAGAGTTTGAAAAATCAGAAGAAGATCTTCCAATTTATGCCAATGAGCTTATTATAGAAAAGTCGAGACACGATTATACATCCGACTACATTAAGTTGACCAAGAGTTTTTACTTGAATATGTAA
- a CDS encoding methyltransferase, with amino-acid sequence MEEIEFNEDDLIGGATLDAISDANLFNEWMYETIKPHCGGKVLEIGSGIGNISEFFIKDKFPLMLTDIRDTYCSTLENKFEKNEYFLGSKKMDLTDPEFESKFHDEIGQYDTVFALNVVEHIKDHTLALENCRLLLRNGGKLIILVPSYQWLFNDFDHGLGHYRRYTKSSLSKVFKSNQFQMIHKQYFNFIGIAGWFVSGSVLRKKVIPVGQMKLYNALVPIFKIIDKVIFNQVGLSTIIVGKK; translated from the coding sequence ATGGAAGAAATTGAATTTAATGAAGATGATTTAATTGGGGGTGCAACTCTGGATGCAATCTCTGATGCCAATCTGTTTAATGAATGGATGTATGAAACCATTAAGCCACACTGTGGAGGGAAAGTACTAGAGATTGGTAGTGGAATTGGTAATATTTCTGAGTTTTTCATTAAAGATAAATTTCCATTAATGCTCACGGATATCCGAGATACTTATTGTTCTACGTTGGAGAATAAATTTGAAAAAAACGAGTATTTTCTGGGATCGAAAAAAATGGATTTAACCGATCCTGAATTCGAATCTAAATTTCACGATGAAATTGGACAATACGATACTGTATTTGCGTTGAATGTGGTGGAGCATATTAAGGATCATACGTTAGCTCTTGAGAATTGTCGCCTATTATTAAGAAATGGTGGGAAGCTGATAATTTTGGTGCCATCTTACCAATGGTTATTTAACGATTTTGATCATGGATTAGGGCATTATCGTAGGTATACTAAAAGCTCGTTATCAAAAGTTTTTAAATCGAATCAATTTCAAATGATTCATAAGCAGTACTTCAATTTTATAGGAATCGCTGGGTGGTTTGTTTCAGGCTCAGTTTTGAGAAAGAAGGTTATTCCAGTCGGACAAATGAAACTGTATAATGCGTTGGTTCCTATTTTTAAAATCATTGACAAGGTTATTTTTAATCAAGTTGGATTATCGACAATAATTGTTGGTAAGAAATAA